One window of Paenibacillus sp. FSL K6-3182 genomic DNA carries:
- the pruA gene encoding L-glutamate gamma-semialdehyde dehydrogenase yields the protein MREPYQNEPFTDFSVLDHINDFQEALRKVELELGQEYFLRIGADRIETIQKRKSINPSDVGQLVGIVSQADSELAHKAILAAAEAFEHWKKVTPSARARVLYKAATLLRRRKHEFSAWLVYEAGKSWAEADGDTAEAIDFLEYYGREMERLAERQPIVAVSGEDNELVYIPLGVGVIIPPWNFPLAIMAGMTMAAVVAGNTVVLKPASATAVIAAKFVELLEEAGLPDGVVNFLPGAGNEVGDFLVEHPLTRFICFTGSREVGLRINEKASIGQPDQKWLKRIVAEMGGKDTIIVDAEADLELAADAITASAFGYAGQKCSACSRAVVHELVYDEVIDKVVERTKRLKLGKASEQSTYVGPVIDERAYMSILKYIEVGRSEGIIVHGGKIGDSSGYFIEPTIIKDVAPLARIAQEEIFGPVLAFIKAGSFDEALAIANNTDYGLTGAVISRNRSKLEQAREQFHVGNLYFNRKCTGALVGVHPFGGFNMSGTDSKAGGRDYLLLFTQAKVVSEKF from the coding sequence ATGCGGGAGCCATATCAGAACGAACCATTTACCGATTTTTCGGTACTCGACCATATTAATGATTTTCAGGAGGCGCTGCGCAAAGTTGAACTGGAGCTGGGCCAAGAGTATTTTCTAAGGATTGGTGCCGACCGCATCGAGACGATTCAAAAGCGGAAATCAATCAATCCCTCTGATGTTGGGCAGCTTGTAGGAATCGTCTCACAGGCGGATTCCGAGCTTGCGCATAAAGCTATACTTGCCGCCGCAGAGGCTTTCGAGCATTGGAAAAAAGTGACGCCTTCTGCGAGGGCGAGAGTATTGTATAAAGCAGCGACGTTACTGCGAAGGCGTAAGCACGAGTTCTCTGCTTGGCTCGTTTATGAAGCGGGCAAGAGCTGGGCGGAGGCCGACGGAGATACAGCTGAAGCCATCGATTTTTTGGAGTATTATGGGCGGGAGATGGAACGGCTTGCAGAGCGTCAGCCTATTGTTGCTGTATCAGGCGAGGATAATGAGCTAGTCTATATCCCGCTTGGCGTTGGCGTTATTATTCCGCCATGGAATTTTCCGCTTGCGATTATGGCGGGCATGACTATGGCGGCGGTTGTTGCCGGCAATACGGTAGTATTAAAGCCGGCCAGCGCGACGGCTGTTATCGCGGCGAAATTTGTTGAGCTGCTGGAGGAGGCAGGGCTGCCTGACGGTGTTGTGAATTTCTTGCCCGGCGCGGGAAATGAGGTGGGTGATTTTTTGGTGGAGCATCCATTAACCCGCTTTATATGCTTTACGGGGTCAAGGGAGGTAGGCCTGCGTATTAACGAGAAAGCCTCTATCGGCCAGCCGGATCAGAAATGGTTGAAGCGCATCGTTGCAGAGATGGGCGGCAAGGATACGATTATTGTTGATGCGGAGGCGGATCTTGAGCTGGCGGCCGATGCGATTACAGCATCCGCTTTCGGTTATGCTGGACAGAAATGCTCGGCCTGCTCGCGTGCTGTTGTGCATGAACTCGTCTATGACGAGGTTATTGATAAGGTTGTTGAACGAACAAAACGGCTAAAGCTTGGGAAAGCAAGCGAGCAGTCTACTTACGTTGGACCGGTCATTGACGAGCGAGCCTACATGAGCATTTTAAAATATATCGAGGTCGGGCGCAGCGAAGGAATCATCGTGCATGGCGGCAAAATTGGAGATAGTAGCGGTTATTTCATTGAACCTACAATCATTAAGGATGTCGCTCCGCTTGCCCGCATCGCGCAAGAGGAAATATTCGGGCCGGTACTCGCGTTTATTAAAGCGGGAAGCTTTGACGAAGCGCTTGCTATCGCGAATAACACCGATTATGGGCTGACGGGTGCCGTCATCTCGCGGAACCGCAGCAAATTGGAGCAGGCCCGCGAGCAGTTTCATGTCGGCAATCTTTATTTTAACCGTAAGTGTACGGGGGCCTTAGTTGGCGTCCATCCTTTTGGCGGATTTAATATGTCAGGTACGGATTCGAAGGCGGGCGGGCGTGATTATTTGCTGCTCTTCACGCAGGCGAAGGTTGTATCAGAAAAATTCTAA
- a CDS encoding PLP-dependent aminotransferase family protein codes for MYFYLKLMNELEELIATQPYKDGQKLPSIRALAGQFSCSKSTIIKALDELEKRHLIYAMPRSGYFVVKGMNAAQDEATRLLNFAASAPDPALFPYLDFQHCINKAIDTYQKDLFVYGTAKGMDSLIDIVRKQLMSYQVFAPERNIFVVSGVQQALSLLASMPFPSGKQKVLIEQPGYHLFIEYLQTRQVPVIGIERRFSGIDFNRLEEIFRTEDIKFFYTMPRFHNPLGCSYSKKEKQLLAKLAAKYDVYIVEDDFLADFEQNSKADPIYTYDDSSHVIYLKSYSKIIFPGLRIGIAVIPDLLAEAFRLYKKQDDIDSSMLSQAALEIYLRSGMFERHRAKIRGKYSARAKLLDTALAMEASRSKGAFTYERSKYPIVHTHILLHETISVPLLISKLRKEDILVDAMDRDYLSTFQRANLLKLNVTNVIEGNIESGIERIGSLIAQSARL; via the coding sequence ATGTACTTTTATTTAAAGCTCATGAATGAGCTGGAGGAGCTCATTGCAACGCAGCCCTATAAGGATGGGCAGAAGCTCCCTTCCATTCGAGCGCTGGCAGGGCAATTCAGTTGCAGCAAGAGCACAATTATTAAAGCTTTGGATGAGCTGGAGAAACGCCATCTCATTTATGCGATGCCAAGAAGCGGCTATTTTGTTGTAAAAGGGATGAACGCCGCTCAAGATGAAGCAACCCGCCTGCTCAACTTTGCAGCATCGGCGCCCGATCCGGCATTGTTTCCTTATTTGGATTTTCAGCATTGTATTAATAAAGCCATCGACACTTACCAGAAGGACTTATTTGTTTATGGCACCGCCAAAGGAATGGATTCCTTGATTGATATCGTTCGCAAGCAATTGATGAGCTATCAGGTGTTTGCACCAGAGCGCAATATCTTTGTTGTCTCCGGGGTTCAACAGGCGCTGTCTCTGCTTGCATCTATGCCATTTCCGAGCGGCAAGCAGAAGGTGCTGATTGAGCAGCCAGGTTATCATCTGTTTATAGAGTATTTACAAACACGGCAAGTACCCGTAATCGGCATCGAGCGTCGTTTCTCCGGCATTGATTTCAACAGGCTGGAGGAGATCTTTCGCACAGAGGACATTAAGTTTTTTTATACGATGCCGCGGTTTCACAATCCGCTTGGCTGCTCCTATTCGAAGAAAGAGAAGCAGCTGCTCGCTAAGCTGGCCGCCAAATACGATGTATATATCGTTGAAGACGACTTTCTAGCTGATTTCGAGCAGAACAGCAAAGCCGATCCGATCTACACTTATGACGACTCCTCTCATGTCATCTATTTAAAGAGCTATTCCAAAATTATATTTCCCGGCCTTCGTATCGGTATTGCGGTCATCCCTGATTTACTTGCAGAAGCGTTTCGCCTATACAAAAAACAAGACGACATCGACAGCTCCATGCTGTCGCAAGCCGCTCTTGAAATCTATTTGCGCAGCGGCATGTTCGAGCGTCATCGCGCCAAAATCCGCGGGAAGTACTCGGCAAGGGCGAAGCTTCTCGATACGGCGCTTGCGATGGAAGCTTCACGCAGCAAAGGTGCCTTCACCTATGAGCGATCCAAATATCCGATCGTTCATACTCATATTTTGCTTCATGAAACCATTTCTGTCCCGCTCCTAATCAGCAAATTGCGCAAGGAGGACATACTGGTTGATGCCATGGATCGCGACTACTTGTCTACTTTTCAGAGGGCAAATCTATTGAAGCTTAATGTGACCAATGTGATTGAGGGGAACATTGAGAGCGGCATTGAACGGATCGGCAGCCTAATAGCCCAATCCGCTCGCCTGTAA